The following proteins come from a genomic window of Micromonospora zamorensis:
- a CDS encoding DinB family protein — translation MKADLHSYLRGGRDTLLWKLDGLGEYDIRRPLTPTGTNLLGLVKHAAAMEILYFGVVFGRPFDQELAYVGDGAEANADMWATADETREEIVGVYRRAIAHADTTIEALALDEVGRVPWWGDAAVTLHHVLVHVIAETQRHAGHADIVRELIDGAAGLLPSNDTLPPADESWWLDHRQRVEQAALDAGKRSN, via the coding sequence ATGAAGGCAGACCTGCACAGTTACTTGAGGGGCGGCCGCGACACGCTGCTGTGGAAGCTCGACGGGCTCGGTGAATACGATATTCGGCGTCCATTGACCCCGACCGGGACCAACCTGCTCGGTCTGGTGAAGCACGCGGCGGCCATGGAGATCCTCTACTTCGGCGTCGTGTTCGGCCGACCGTTCGACCAGGAGCTGGCGTACGTCGGCGACGGTGCGGAGGCCAATGCCGACATGTGGGCGACCGCGGATGAGACCCGCGAGGAGATCGTCGGGGTGTACCGTCGCGCGATCGCCCACGCCGACACCACCATCGAAGCCCTCGCGCTGGACGAGGTCGGCCGCGTGCCGTGGTGGGGTGACGCAGCGGTCACGTTGCACCACGTCCTGGTTCACGTCATCGCGGAAACACAACGGCACGCCGGCCACGCTGACATCGTGCGCGAACTCATCGACGGCGCGGCCGGGCTGCTGCCCAGCAACGACACCCTGCCCCCCGCCGACGAGTCGTGGTGGCTGGACCACCGCCAGCGGGTGGAGCAGGCTGCCCTCGACGCCGGCAAACGCAGCAACTAG
- a CDS encoding IclR family transcriptional regulator domain-containing protein, with protein MSDNGRGAGPDFIEALARGLDVLRSFRPACPSMTLSEIAAATGLARPTVRRILITLESLGYVRAVGRGHTLTPRVLELGMAYVNALNMWDVARPHMEKLVAQTNESTSMAQLDGSDIVYVARVAVPKIVTLGVTIGTRFPAPATSMGKVLLAALPPETLAAVLAEPTRSGITPRWQPSPGDLDAVLREVRAKGWALADQDLAPGIRSVATGVRDGDGRVVAAINVTVHAAETSLETLREEHLPRLLRAAADIGHDWALTAAVPVVTV; from the coding sequence ATGAGTGACAACGGAAGGGGCGCCGGGCCCGACTTCATCGAGGCTCTCGCCCGTGGCCTCGACGTCCTGCGCTCCTTCCGTCCGGCCTGCCCGTCGATGACGCTCAGCGAGATCGCCGCCGCCACCGGCCTCGCCCGGCCCACCGTCCGGCGCATCCTCATCACGCTCGAATCGCTGGGCTACGTCCGCGCGGTCGGCCGTGGCCACACCCTCACGCCGCGCGTCCTGGAGCTGGGGATGGCGTACGTCAACGCGCTGAACATGTGGGACGTGGCCCGCCCGCACATGGAGAAGCTGGTCGCCCAGACCAACGAGTCGACCTCGATGGCACAGCTGGACGGCAGCGACATCGTCTACGTCGCCCGGGTGGCCGTCCCGAAGATCGTGACGCTCGGCGTCACCATCGGCACCCGGTTCCCGGCTCCCGCGACCTCGATGGGCAAGGTGCTGCTCGCGGCACTGCCACCGGAAACCCTGGCCGCCGTGCTCGCCGAGCCGACCCGCTCCGGCATCACACCACGCTGGCAGCCCTCTCCGGGCGACCTCGACGCCGTGCTGCGCGAGGTGCGGGCGAAGGGCTGGGCCCTCGCCGACCAGGACCTGGCCCCGGGAATCCGGTCCGTCGCGACCGGCGTACGCGACGGCGACGGGCGTGTCGTCGCCGCCATCAACGTGACAGTGCACGCGGCCGAGACCTCGCTGGAGACCCTGCGGGAAGAGCATCTGCCGAGGCTGCTGCGCGCCGCCGCCGACATCGGGCACGACTGGGCGCTGACCGCCGCCGTGCCGGTGGTCACCGTCTAG
- a CDS encoding amidohydrolase family protein — MSATDRPVVFRNGLVLTMDDAHTVLPGADVLVVGDRIAEVGVGLTAPDDALEIDATGGILMPGMVDTHRHMWQTAMRGYGADWTLTQYFVWYYLESGKLFRPEDVYAGNLLGAIEAIDAGVTTTVDWSHGLQTPEHADAAVDALEAVDGRFVLAYGNIQQGPWQWATSPEFRDFHRRRIDGGKLAGFQMAFDVTGDPAFPERAAFEVARELGAAVTTHAGVWGATNDDGIRLMHENGFMTPSTVYVHAATLTHDSYNRIAATGGSVSVSTESEQSAGQGYPPTWQLRHHDIPVSLSMDTSVWWSGDLFSAMRSTLGADRSREHLEAHAKQETITHCHLRAEQVVEWATRGGARALGMDSTIGALTAGRQADVVLIKNDASPVMFPILNPHGHVVFQAQRGDVHTVLVGGRIVKQDGRLVGVDLAAARAAVASTIDHLRETMGEEAWQRGMNPDVPETAILENPYQYTEWDAGSAQWKH, encoded by the coding sequence ATGAGCGCAACCGACCGGCCGGTGGTCTTCCGAAACGGCCTGGTTCTCACCATGGACGACGCCCACACGGTGCTGCCCGGCGCCGACGTGCTGGTCGTCGGCGACCGGATCGCGGAGGTCGGCGTCGGCCTCACCGCGCCCGACGACGCCCTGGAGATCGACGCCACCGGCGGCATCCTGATGCCGGGCATGGTCGACACCCACCGGCACATGTGGCAGACCGCCATGCGTGGGTACGGCGCCGACTGGACCCTGACCCAGTACTTCGTCTGGTACTACCTCGAATCCGGCAAGCTGTTCCGTCCCGAGGACGTCTACGCCGGCAACCTGCTCGGCGCCATCGAGGCGATCGACGCGGGTGTCACCACCACCGTCGACTGGTCACACGGGCTCCAGACGCCTGAGCACGCCGACGCGGCAGTGGACGCCCTGGAGGCGGTCGACGGACGGTTCGTGCTCGCCTACGGAAACATCCAGCAGGGGCCCTGGCAGTGGGCCACCTCGCCGGAGTTCCGCGACTTCCACCGCCGCCGCATCGACGGCGGCAAGCTGGCCGGCTTTCAGATGGCGTTCGACGTCACCGGCGACCCGGCCTTCCCGGAGCGGGCCGCCTTCGAGGTGGCCCGGGAGTTGGGCGCCGCGGTGACCACCCACGCCGGAGTCTGGGGCGCCACCAACGACGACGGCATCCGGCTGATGCACGAGAACGGGTTCATGACCCCGTCGACGGTCTACGTGCACGCGGCGACGCTCACCCACGACTCGTACAACCGGATCGCCGCGACCGGCGGCTCCGTCTCCGTCTCCACCGAGAGCGAGCAGAGCGCCGGTCAGGGCTACCCGCCCACCTGGCAGTTGCGCCACCACGACATCCCGGTGTCGCTGTCGATGGACACCAGCGTGTGGTGGAGCGGCGACCTCTTCTCGGCGATGCGGAGCACGCTCGGCGCGGACCGCTCCCGCGAGCACCTGGAGGCGCACGCCAAGCAGGAGACCATCACCCACTGTCACCTGCGCGCCGAGCAGGTCGTCGAGTGGGCCACCCGAGGCGGCGCCCGCGCGCTCGGCATGGACTCCACGATCGGCGCCCTCACCGCCGGCCGACAGGCCGACGTGGTTCTGATCAAGAACGACGCGTCGCCGGTGATGTTCCCGATCCTGAACCCGCACGGTCACGTCGTCTTCCAGGCCCAGCGCGGCGACGTGCACACCGTGCTGGTCGGTGGGCGAATCGTCAAGCAGGACGGCCGCCTCGTCGGCGTCGACCTCGCCGCCGCGCGGGCCGCGGTGGCGTCGACCATCGACCACCTCCGCGAGACGATGGGGGAGGAGGCGTGGCAGCGGGGCATGAACCCGGACGTCCCCGAGACCGCGATCCTGGAGAACCCCTACCAGTACACCGAGTGGGACGCCGGCTCGGCGCAATGGAAGCATTAG
- a CDS encoding CaiB/BaiF CoA transferase family protein, producing the protein MVQQSTGPLAGLLVADFSRILAGPYATMLLADLGAQVIKVESPGGDDTRTWMPPTRDGVSTYYLGINRNKRSVALDLKKPDDVAAAQELARRADVMIENFRPGGLARFGLDYDSVAASNNRIVYASISGFGTGAGRDFPGYDLMVQAISGLMSLTGDPDGSPYRAGISVFDVMAGLHANIGILAALRHRGETGRGQHVEVNLLSSALSGLVNHSSGYVAGGTVPFRMGNAHPSLFPYEPLPTADGELIVIAGNDGQFRKLCQVLDLPELPDDPRFGRNQDRTANREELRPLLVQRLAQRTKDEWFRDLLAAGVPCAPINTIDGGVALAEELGLDPVVAVGDVPGVRNPITFSDTPARYELPPPGLDEHGEEIRAWLKN; encoded by the coding sequence ATGGTGCAGCAATCGACGGGGCCACTGGCCGGCCTGCTCGTCGCGGACTTCTCCCGGATCCTCGCCGGGCCGTACGCGACGATGCTCCTGGCCGACCTGGGCGCACAGGTGATCAAAGTGGAGAGTCCCGGTGGCGACGACACCCGCACCTGGATGCCGCCCACCCGCGACGGCGTCTCGACGTACTACCTCGGCATCAACCGCAACAAGCGGTCGGTCGCCCTGGATCTTAAGAAGCCGGACGACGTGGCCGCCGCGCAGGAGCTGGCCCGCCGCGCCGACGTGATGATCGAGAACTTCCGGCCGGGCGGCCTCGCCCGGTTCGGCCTCGACTACGACAGCGTCGCCGCGAGCAACAACAGGATCGTGTACGCGAGCATCAGCGGTTTCGGCACCGGCGCGGGTAGGGACTTCCCCGGCTACGACCTGATGGTGCAGGCGATCTCGGGCCTGATGAGCCTCACCGGCGACCCGGACGGCTCGCCGTACCGGGCCGGGATCTCCGTCTTCGACGTCATGGCCGGGCTGCACGCGAACATCGGCATCCTCGCCGCGCTGCGCCACCGTGGCGAGACCGGGCGGGGTCAGCACGTCGAGGTCAACCTGCTCAGCTCGGCGCTGTCCGGGCTGGTCAACCACTCCAGCGGCTACGTCGCCGGCGGCACCGTCCCGTTCCGGATGGGCAACGCGCACCCCAGCCTCTTCCCGTACGAGCCGCTGCCCACCGCCGACGGCGAGCTGATCGTCATCGCCGGCAACGACGGGCAGTTCCGCAAGCTCTGCCAGGTGCTCGACCTGCCCGAACTGCCCGACGACCCGCGCTTCGGGCGCAACCAGGACCGCACCGCCAACCGCGAGGAGCTGCGGCCGCTGCTGGTGCAACGACTCGCCCAGCGGACCAAGGACGAGTGGTTCCGGGACCTGCTCGCCGCGGGCGTCCCCTGCGCGCCGATCAACACCATCGACGGCGGCGTGGCGCTCGCCGAGGAGCTGGGGCTCGACCCGGTCGTGGCCGTCGGTGACGTGCCCGGCGTCCGCAACCCCATCACCTTCTCCGACACCCCGGCGCGCTACGAGCTGCCGCCGCCCGGGCTCGACGAACACGGCGAGGAGATCCGCGCGTGGCTGAAGAACTGA
- a CDS encoding citryl-CoA lyase — translation MAEELSFPTGIGTSDPTSISLLGQDLAGDLMGEVGFGELAYWLVAGRRPTRGEVRVFEAVLVALADHGFTPTAIAARLTYLSAPESLQGALAAGLLGGGSRFLGVTEDCGRFLADTLAGAGEVTDYDALALDAVTRARQERRLVPGLGHPVHKEQDPRTPVLIRIATEEGLHGPHLRLFEAIGRVHPQVLGRTLPLNGAGVCGAALADLGLPVEMLRGFALLARAAGLLGHLAEERRRPLGMDIYRTVDRNAVYEP, via the coding sequence GTGGCTGAAGAACTGAGCTTTCCGACCGGGATCGGCACGTCCGACCCGACGAGCATCTCCCTGCTCGGGCAGGACCTGGCCGGCGACCTGATGGGCGAGGTCGGCTTCGGCGAGCTGGCGTACTGGCTGGTCGCCGGCCGCCGGCCCACCCGGGGTGAGGTGCGGGTCTTCGAGGCGGTGCTGGTGGCACTCGCCGATCACGGCTTCACACCGACAGCGATCGCGGCCCGGCTGACGTACCTGTCGGCGCCGGAGTCGTTGCAGGGCGCGCTCGCCGCCGGCCTGCTCGGCGGCGGCTCCCGCTTCCTCGGTGTCACCGAGGACTGTGGACGCTTCCTCGCCGACACCCTCGCGGGGGCCGGTGAGGTGACCGACTACGACGCGCTGGCGCTCGACGCGGTCACCCGGGCCAGGCAGGAGCGCCGACTGGTCCCCGGGCTCGGGCATCCGGTGCACAAGGAGCAGGACCCGCGCACGCCCGTGCTGATCCGGATCGCCACCGAGGAGGGTCTGCACGGCCCGCACCTGCGGCTGTTCGAGGCGATCGGGCGGGTGCACCCGCAGGTGCTCGGCCGGACCCTGCCCCTCAACGGCGCCGGGGTCTGCGGCGCGGCGCTCGCCGACCTCGGGCTCCCCGTCGAGATGCTGCGCGGTTTCGCCCTGCTGGCCCGCGCGGCGGGGCTGCTCGGGCACCTCGCCGAGGAGCGGCGCCGCCCGCTCGGCATGGACATCTACCGCACCGTGGACCGCAACGCCGTCTACGAGCCCTGA
- a CDS encoding extradiol ring-cleavage dioxygenase gives MATVVAVIASTHHPFYYRASTATGDDRPPFADEWTSKILAFRETLTRARPDVLVMVGSDHFHQLWLDNMPQFLVGKAPSYDANWYNEEREFGLPRMLLKGQEDLSGHILRAGLDSGFDLAFSNELRIDHSITCPIITLRPEADLPIVPIYTNIFAPPLPQPKRFVQLGEAIREIVESWPSHLRVAVIGTGHLSLELGGPRQFGPHGPDPEFDQRAVEWIANGDLDGCLREVTLDSLHSPGNATHGFMDFMLMMGVAGAGAKADYVDTLDLFHTMEAYFTWYPNGAPAA, from the coding sequence ATGGCCACCGTCGTCGCGGTCATCGCCTCCACCCACCACCCCTTCTACTACCGGGCCAGCACGGCCACCGGCGATGACCGGCCGCCGTTCGCCGACGAGTGGACCAGCAAGATCCTGGCCTTCCGGGAGACGTTGACCCGGGCCCGGCCCGACGTGCTGGTGATGGTCGGCTCCGACCACTTCCACCAGCTCTGGCTGGACAACATGCCGCAGTTCCTGGTCGGCAAGGCACCCTCGTACGACGCGAACTGGTACAACGAGGAACGCGAGTTCGGGCTGCCCCGGATGCTGCTCAAGGGCCAGGAGGACCTGTCCGGGCACATCCTGCGGGCCGGGCTCGACTCCGGTTTCGACCTCGCGTTCAGCAACGAGCTGCGCATCGACCACAGCATCACCTGCCCGATCATCACGCTGCGGCCCGAGGCCGACCTGCCGATCGTGCCGATCTACACGAACATCTTCGCGCCGCCGCTGCCGCAGCCGAAGCGCTTCGTGCAGCTCGGCGAGGCCATCCGGGAGATCGTCGAGTCGTGGCCCTCGCACCTGCGGGTGGCCGTCATCGGCACCGGTCACCTGTCGCTGGAGCTGGGCGGCCCCCGACAGTTCGGCCCGCACGGCCCGGACCCGGAGTTCGACCAGCGGGCCGTCGAGTGGATCGCCAACGGCGACCTGGACGGCTGCCTGCGCGAGGTCACGTTGGACAGCCTGCACTCACCGGGCAACGCCACCCACGGCTTCATGGACTTCATGCTCATGATGGGCGTGGCCGGGGCCGGCGCGAAGGCCGACTACGTCGACACCCTCGATCTGTTCCACACCATGGAGGCCTACTTCACCTGGTACCCGAACGGAGCGCCGGCGGCATGA
- a CDS encoding quinone oxidoreductase family protein, protein MIRAAVLNACGTPPTITERPAPVPNDGEVAVTVEAVPITPLDLLCASGTSYFGAPSTPYVPGVQGVGRLADGSAVWFGTSAGMRSGVDGSMATTVAVPSADVVALPSGVPLTLLAALGLSAVAAHAALTHGGGLTAGEQVIVLGAGGVVGQAAVQLALLGGARRVIAVARSAVARARAEELGAAVAIPLLPDDDVASMADRLRAVADGPVDLVLDPVFGVPAAAALRVLRPGGRLVNLGSAAGATAPIESAVLRGGSLRLVGYTNNGLSTAQRAAALGVVAGHAAAGRLTVDHEIVPFDSVADAWARQDAGIAAGRIVLAL, encoded by the coding sequence GTGATCCGCGCGGCAGTGCTCAACGCCTGCGGCACACCGCCGACGATCACCGAGCGGCCGGCGCCCGTGCCGAACGACGGCGAGGTGGCGGTCACCGTCGAGGCTGTGCCGATCACCCCGCTGGACCTGCTCTGCGCCAGCGGCACCAGCTACTTCGGCGCGCCGAGCACCCCGTACGTGCCGGGTGTGCAGGGTGTCGGCCGGCTCGCCGACGGCTCGGCCGTCTGGTTCGGCACGTCGGCCGGGATGAGGTCCGGCGTCGACGGCAGCATGGCGACCACTGTCGCGGTGCCCTCCGCCGACGTGGTGGCGCTGCCGTCCGGCGTACCGCTGACCCTGCTCGCGGCCCTGGGTCTCTCCGCGGTGGCCGCCCACGCGGCGCTGACCCACGGCGGTGGCCTGACCGCCGGCGAGCAGGTCATCGTGCTCGGGGCCGGCGGCGTGGTCGGCCAGGCCGCCGTCCAGCTGGCCCTGCTCGGCGGCGCCCGCCGGGTCATCGCCGTGGCCCGCTCTGCTGTGGCACGGGCCCGCGCCGAGGAGCTCGGCGCGGCGGTCGCCATCCCGCTGCTGCCCGACGACGACGTCGCGTCGATGGCCGACCGACTCCGTGCGGTCGCCGACGGTCCGGTCGACCTCGTCCTCGACCCGGTCTTCGGTGTCCCGGCGGCGGCGGCCCTGCGGGTGCTGCGCCCCGGTGGCCGGCTGGTCAACCTGGGCAGCGCGGCGGGGGCCACCGCGCCGATCGAGTCCGCCGTGCTGCGCGGCGGCTCGCTGCGCCTGGTCGGCTACACCAACAACGGGCTGTCGACCGCGCAACGGGCGGCGGCGCTGGGCGTGGTGGCCGGGCACGCGGCGGCGGGGCGGCTCACCGTCGACCACGAGATCGTGCCGTTCGACTCGGTCGCGGACGCCTGGGCCCGGCAGGACGCCGGCATCGCCGCCGGGCGAATCGTGCTGGCGCTCTGA
- a CDS encoding aldehyde dehydrogenase family protein produces the protein MTTSTYAVTGHWIGGETVAGSAGTLPVVNPATGKVVAETPAGTADDVDSAVAAARAAFPAWAATTPQHRADVLRRLGAGLAARTEEIAQAITAEMGSPIGMSRTAQVAFPAAVVESVAGLADDFAWTEEVGNSLIVREPIGVVGAITPWNFPLQQIVSKLAPALLAGNTMVFKPSENAPLTARILAEVAAEAGVPAGVFNVVYGTGATVGEAISAHPDIDMISFTGSTRAGQRISSVAAATVKRVALELGGKGANIILDDADLPAAVERGLMMAFSNGGQVCGAWPRMLVPASRQDEVVALAVEAAKQYTVGDPNDEATRIGPMASEAHRQKVVGYIERGSADGARLVFGGPDRPEGLTNGAYVQPTIFADVDPSSAIAQEEIFGPVLTIIPYADEEEAVAIANGTLYGLTSGVFGEPEHALAVARRLRVGQVDVNAGHWNPLAPFGGYKQSGNGREFGRFGLEEFLETKSIQR, from the coding sequence ATGACAACTTCCACCTACGCCGTCACCGGCCACTGGATCGGTGGCGAGACCGTCGCCGGCTCCGCCGGCACCCTTCCCGTCGTGAACCCCGCCACCGGCAAGGTCGTCGCCGAGACCCCGGCCGGCACCGCCGATGACGTCGACAGTGCCGTCGCCGCCGCTCGGGCAGCCTTCCCGGCTTGGGCGGCGACCACGCCGCAGCACCGGGCGGACGTCCTGCGCCGCCTCGGCGCGGGCCTCGCCGCCCGCACGGAGGAGATCGCCCAGGCGATCACCGCCGAGATGGGCTCCCCGATCGGGATGTCCCGGACCGCCCAGGTCGCCTTCCCGGCCGCCGTGGTCGAGTCCGTCGCCGGCCTGGCCGACGACTTCGCGTGGACCGAGGAGGTCGGCAACTCGCTGATCGTTCGTGAGCCGATCGGTGTGGTCGGTGCGATCACACCGTGGAACTTCCCGTTGCAGCAGATCGTCTCCAAGCTGGCGCCGGCGCTGCTCGCCGGCAACACGATGGTCTTCAAGCCGTCCGAGAACGCCCCGCTGACCGCGCGCATCCTCGCCGAGGTCGCCGCCGAGGCCGGCGTACCGGCGGGTGTGTTCAACGTCGTCTACGGCACCGGGGCGACCGTCGGGGAGGCGATCTCCGCCCACCCGGACATCGACATGATCTCCTTCACCGGCTCCACCCGGGCCGGGCAGCGGATCTCCTCGGTGGCCGCGGCGACCGTCAAGCGGGTCGCACTGGAGCTGGGCGGCAAGGGCGCGAACATCATCCTCGACGACGCCGACCTGCCCGCCGCGGTCGAGCGGGGTCTCATGATGGCGTTCAGCAACGGCGGTCAGGTCTGCGGCGCGTGGCCGAGGATGCTGGTGCCCGCCTCCCGTCAGGACGAGGTCGTGGCGTTGGCCGTCGAGGCGGCGAAGCAGTACACCGTCGGCGACCCGAACGACGAGGCCACCCGGATCGGTCCGATGGCCTCCGAGGCACACCGGCAGAAGGTCGTCGGCTACATCGAGCGGGGCAGCGCCGACGGTGCCCGGCTGGTGTTCGGCGGGCCGGACCGGCCGGAGGGCCTGACGAACGGCGCCTACGTCCAGCCGACGATCTTCGCCGACGTCGACCCGTCCTCCGCGATCGCTCAGGAGGAGATCTTCGGGCCGGTGCTGACGATCATCCCGTACGCCGACGAGGAGGAGGCCGTGGCCATCGCCAACGGCACCCTGTACGGCCTGACCAGCGGTGTCTTCGGCGAGCCGGAGCATGCCCTCGCCGTGGCGCGGCGGCTGCGCGTGGGCCAGGTCGACGTGAACGCCGGGCACTGGAACCCGCTCGCGCCGTTCGGCGGCTACAAGCAGTCCGGCAACGGCCGCGAATTCGGCCGCTTCGGCCTGGAGGAGTTCCTGGAGACCAAGTCCATCCAGCGCTGA